The Aureispira anguillae genome contains a region encoding:
- a CDS encoding gliding motility protein GldB-related protein — protein MQTPKIINAFFLSSCFVFLLFSCESTIVETQYIPDLKEIKGTVELIRFEQDFFALDSNNIDLGLQKLKEKHPEFATGFLMSVLGVRNKASESRQVLGYLNYKDAQYTYDTVQQIFGALPQVQKELNELASYYQYYFPDATPLSKAFTYLSEYHGDRLAVVEEGFVGLPLDMALGEGYPPYTFLKMPKYDQRTCSKEHLVAKAADAMAQNLVSTWASPKSNHLIDLMLYNGKIFYLTDLLLPTVEDSLLFGFSTTQMNYCKKGELTLYEHISDEELMYSSNSKKINKYVTKGPFKPNFDLPGNSGSWLGYRIILSYAKELRASLKQTQPNLSDRAIDQKVLTLIMEENDPQKFLAKYKPPKL, from the coding sequence ATGCAAACACCCAAAATAATTAACGCTTTTTTTCTATCTAGTTGTTTTGTTTTTTTACTTTTTTCTTGCGAATCAACCATTGTAGAAACGCAATATATACCTGACCTCAAAGAAATAAAAGGCACGGTTGAATTAATTCGATTTGAGCAAGATTTTTTTGCCTTAGATAGTAATAATATAGATCTTGGCTTGCAAAAGCTCAAAGAAAAACACCCTGAATTTGCCACAGGGTTCTTAATGTCTGTATTGGGAGTAAGGAACAAAGCTTCCGAAAGTCGTCAAGTCTTAGGCTATCTTAATTATAAAGATGCACAATATACATACGATACTGTTCAACAGATTTTTGGCGCACTCCCCCAAGTACAAAAAGAACTCAATGAGTTAGCCTCCTATTACCAATATTATTTTCCTGATGCCACTCCTCTAAGCAAAGCATTTACCTACCTATCTGAATATCATGGTGATCGCTTAGCTGTGGTAGAAGAAGGTTTTGTTGGCTTGCCTTTGGACATGGCCTTGGGAGAGGGATACCCTCCCTATACTTTTCTGAAAATGCCGAAATACGACCAGCGTACCTGTTCCAAAGAACATTTAGTAGCAAAGGCGGCCGATGCAATGGCTCAAAATCTTGTTTCGACATGGGCAAGTCCTAAAAGTAATCACTTAATTGATTTGATGCTTTATAATGGAAAAATATTTTACTTAACCGATTTGCTTTTGCCTACGGTAGAAGATAGTCTGTTATTTGGTTTTTCAACGACTCAAATGAACTATTGTAAAAAAGGAGAACTCACCCTTTATGAGCACATTAGTGATGAAGAATTGATGTATTCTAGTAATTCAAAAAAAATCAATAAATATGTAACCAAAGGCCCTTTCAAACCTAATTTTGATCTTCCTGGCAACAGTGGCTCTTGGTTAGGATATCGAATTATTTTGTCCTACGCCAAAGAACTTAGAGCTAGCCTCAAACAAACCCAGCCCAACCTATCCGACAGAGCTATTGATCAGAAAGTATTAACCCTTATAATGGAAGAAAATGATCCTCAAAAATTCTTGGCAAAATACAAACCGCCAAAATTGTAA
- a CDS encoding phosphatidylserine decarboxylase family protein, translating to MFRFHKEGKASITLVGLVCIGILAATWLLIPSDLFWLQIVLTFVAFDLLIFILQFFRNPIRQIAKQDDSIIYAPADGKIVVIEETTEHEFLKEKCIQVSIFMSPLNVHVNRNPISGTVQYSKYHPGKFLMAWNPKASTENERTTVAYQLKNGQQLVMRQIAGFLARRIVNYLKAGDQVKQGEDMGFIKLGSRVDLFLPLGTEINVKLDDMVQGNLSVIGHLK from the coding sequence ATGTTCCGTTTTCATAAAGAAGGTAAGGCTTCGATTACATTGGTTGGTTTAGTTTGTATTGGTATACTTGCTGCTACTTGGCTATTAATTCCTAGCGACTTATTTTGGCTGCAAATTGTATTGACCTTTGTTGCTTTTGATTTGCTAATCTTTATTTTACAATTCTTTCGTAATCCTATTCGTCAAATCGCCAAACAAGACGATTCTATCATTTATGCTCCCGCAGATGGTAAAATTGTTGTTATTGAAGAAACCACAGAGCATGAATTTTTGAAAGAAAAATGTATTCAAGTTTCTATTTTTATGTCTCCACTTAATGTCCATGTCAATAGAAACCCAATAAGTGGTACGGTTCAATACAGCAAATACCACCCAGGCAAGTTTTTGATGGCTTGGAATCCCAAAGCATCTACAGAAAATGAACGAACAACCGTTGCTTACCAATTAAAAAATGGGCAACAATTGGTTATGCGCCAAATTGCTGGTTTCTTAGCCAGACGTATTGTCAATTATTTAAAAGCAGGGGATCAAGTCAAACAAGGAGAGGATATGGGTTTTATAAAATTGGGGTCAAGAGTTGATTTATTTTTACCATTAGGGACAGAAATTAATGTTAAATTGGACGACATGGTACAAGGTAATTTGTCGGTTATTGGTCATTTAAAATAG
- the uvrB gene encoding excinuclease ABC subunit UvrB codes for MKFQLNSPFKPTGDQPQAIEEIVKGINADEKSQCLLGVTGSGKTFTMANVIAKTQRPTIILSHNKTLTAQLYGEFKQFFPDNAVEYFVSYYDYYQPEAYVVSTGTYIEKDLAINEEIDKLRLRTTSQLLSGRRDIIVVASVSCIYGLGNPDDYKNSVIRLQTGQVLSRNKFLYMLVDSLYSRTEVEFSRGTFRVRGDSVDINLPYTEDGFRITFWGDEIEEIERIEIESGKSIEALETIAIFPANLYVAQKDKMKDIIHDIEDELHGQIEYFNNEHKYEESQRIQERVTLDLEMMRQLGYCSGIENYSRFFDGRKAGARPFCLLDYFPDDYLMIIDESHVTLPQFRAMYGGDRARTTTLVDHGFRLPSAYDNRPLSFNEFENQINQILFVSATPSDYELQQTDGTVVEQIIRPTGLLDPPIDVRPSTNQIDDLLEEIDNCIKLDQRVLITTITKRSSEELAKYLSRLNIKCRYIHSEIDTLERVEILRDLRLGVFDVLIGINLLREGLDLPEVALVAILDADKEGFLRNQRSLTQTAGRAARNSNGRVIMYADKVTKSMKSTIDETARRRSIQMAYNKEHGITPTTINKSKEEIMQQTVVVGAPNYLQSDEVANNLAADPVVQYMSAEQLQKSIEQSKKKMQSASKDMDFLTAAEHRDEMLALKQLYQEKFG; via the coding sequence ATGAAGTTCCAGCTCAATTCCCCCTTCAAACCCACAGGAGACCAACCCCAAGCCATTGAAGAAATCGTAAAAGGAATAAATGCCGACGAAAAATCACAATGCTTACTAGGAGTAACAGGTTCTGGTAAAACGTTTACCATGGCCAATGTCATTGCTAAAACACAGCGCCCTACCATTATATTATCACACAATAAGACCTTAACCGCCCAATTATATGGCGAATTCAAGCAGTTCTTCCCTGATAATGCGGTAGAATACTTTGTTTCTTATTACGATTATTACCAACCAGAAGCTTATGTTGTTTCAACAGGTACTTATATAGAGAAGGACTTGGCTATCAATGAAGAAATAGACAAACTCCGCCTAAGGACAACCTCTCAATTGCTCTCTGGGCGTAGAGATATTATTGTGGTAGCTTCTGTCTCTTGTATTTATGGTTTGGGTAATCCTGATGATTATAAAAATAGTGTTATTCGGCTACAAACTGGACAGGTATTGAGTCGCAATAAATTTTTATACATGCTCGTTGATAGTCTCTATTCTAGAACAGAAGTAGAATTCAGTAGGGGAACATTTCGAGTTCGAGGCGACTCTGTAGATATCAATTTGCCTTATACTGAGGATGGTTTTAGGATTACTTTTTGGGGCGATGAAATCGAAGAAATTGAAAGAATTGAAATTGAATCAGGAAAAAGTATTGAAGCATTAGAAACCATTGCTATTTTTCCTGCCAATCTGTATGTCGCACAAAAAGACAAGATGAAGGACATCATCCATGATATTGAAGATGAACTTCACGGTCAGATTGAGTACTTTAATAATGAACATAAGTACGAAGAAAGCCAAAGAATCCAAGAACGGGTAACACTAGACTTAGAAATGATGCGCCAATTGGGCTACTGTTCGGGCATTGAGAATTATTCTAGGTTTTTTGATGGTCGAAAGGCTGGTGCAAGACCCTTTTGTTTATTGGATTATTTCCCTGACGATTATCTTATGATTATTGATGAGAGTCATGTTACACTGCCTCAATTTAGGGCAATGTATGGCGGTGACCGTGCAAGAACAACCACCTTGGTAGATCATGGATTCCGCTTACCTTCAGCTTATGATAATCGACCACTGAGTTTTAATGAATTTGAAAATCAAATCAATCAAATCTTATTTGTAAGTGCTACTCCTTCTGATTATGAATTGCAGCAAACAGATGGCACAGTAGTAGAGCAAATTATCAGACCAACGGGCTTACTAGATCCTCCTATTGATGTTCGTCCAAGTACCAATCAAATTGATGACTTATTGGAAGAGATTGACAATTGTATCAAATTAGATCAAAGGGTCTTGATTACAACCATTACGAAACGAAGTTCTGAGGAATTAGCCAAGTATTTGTCTCGGCTAAATATCAAATGTCGATATATCCACTCTGAAATCGATACCTTAGAACGAGTAGAAATCCTCAGGGATTTACGATTGGGTGTTTTTGATGTTTTGATTGGTATCAACTTGTTACGAGAAGGGCTTGATTTACCAGAAGTAGCCCTCGTAGCCATTTTAGATGCCGACAAGGAAGGTTTTCTTAGAAACCAACGTTCACTAACCCAAACGGCTGGTCGTGCTGCTCGAAATTCGAATGGTCGTGTTATCATGTATGCCGATAAAGTAACCAAGTCGATGAAGTCTACCATAGATGAGACCGCTCGTCGTCGCTCTATACAAATGGCTTACAATAAAGAACATGGTATCACCCCAACGACCATCAACAAGTCAAAAGAAGAGATCATGCAACAAACCGTTGTTGTTGGCGCTCCAAATTATTTGCAATCGGATGAAGTAGCCAATAATTTAGCTGCCGACCCTGTTGTTCAATATATGAGTGCTGAACAACTGCAAAAATCAATTGAGCAATCTAAAAAGAAAATGCAAAGCGCCTCTAAGGATATGGATTTCCTTACTGCTGCTGAACATCGAGATGAAATGTTAGCTTTAAAACAGTTATATCAAGAGAAATTTGGATAG
- a CDS encoding OmpA family protein encodes MNKIISILPLLLLSFSLFAQQAPFAVEVAAFAEPVPDGHFGSLDKVYETLDANYIYRYYIDAATKEEAETTKSAVKQAGFANARIIDFSYLKENCNTTCQYIPPKKTGKTVAPFESIASEYKEIQNVHCIFFDFDKANIRKDAQMELDRLIMVLKQNKDYQLNILAHTDARGSIEYNRALSSRRATATQNYIIQHGISKSRITKKTFGESTPIALNELSNGEDTELGRQFNRRVEFRILDKNNKVLNVVDKIRVPSSVQN; translated from the coding sequence ATGAACAAAATAATATCTATACTTCCTTTGTTATTACTATCCTTTTCTCTATTTGCTCAACAAGCTCCTTTTGCAGTTGAAGTCGCAGCTTTTGCAGAACCTGTTCCTGATGGTCACTTTGGCAGCCTTGATAAGGTTTATGAAACATTAGATGCTAATTATATTTATCGCTATTATATTGATGCTGCGACCAAAGAAGAGGCAGAAACTACAAAATCAGCGGTAAAACAAGCTGGTTTTGCAAATGCAAGAATTATTGATTTTAGTTATTTAAAAGAAAACTGCAATACGACTTGCCAATACATCCCTCCTAAAAAAACAGGGAAGACCGTTGCGCCATTTGAATCTATTGCCTCAGAATATAAAGAGATACAAAATGTCCATTGCATATTCTTTGACTTTGACAAAGCGAATATTCGAAAAGATGCACAAATGGAATTAGATCGTTTGATTATGGTTCTAAAACAAAACAAAGACTATCAACTCAATATTTTGGCACATACCGACGCTCGTGGTTCTATCGAATACAACAGAGCTTTATCTTCACGTAGAGCTACTGCTACCCAAAATTATATTATTCAACATGGAATTTCTAAAAGTAGAATTACCAAAAAGACATTTGGGGAATCTACTCCTATTGCATTAAATGAGCTTTCTAATGGAGAAGATACTGAACTCGGTCGTCAATTTAATAGAAGGGTTGAATTTAGAATCTTAGATAAAAATAATAAAGTACTAAATGTTGTTGATAAAATTAGAGTACCAAGTAGTGTTCAAAATTAA
- a CDS encoding OmpA family protein produces MNKKYYLLVLFLFTGIYAHAQHNELAQANTHYKAFLFKEAIPLYEQALAKDPYLGDAMVNLAHCYYYTNNIAKAATWYARILRYDGYQQYAFDYGQILKMSAKYAEAKKWFNASIKNNHTKGMHFAKSCDFALKAAPLSQFYEVKALPKLNSKSADFAPTLYDDDLIFSSSRSVAVEKQGEVAWTNDAFNQHYIATKDNQGTIDAAKSLRSFIGNDINDAPMSYLPARDMVAITSNNFMDGIRHVDGSGLMMDIYLYNSKSKKEWDHNSEQFFPFNATVDTKTPFSTGHPCLTNNGTTLYFCSNKPGGYGGYDIYVSHRTATGWTLPSNLGHPINTAGNEMSPFVDKTGRLYFSSDWHHGYGAMDVFTANRYSYGWGNVENMGNKVNSAADDMYFVFDSDKKVGYLSSNREGGRGNEDIYQVIQKQVLPTRKTLALNIGDKFLLDDRYFRSGDATIQNTSSKQLFDILQRLLDNPKVVIQINGYTDAAGPADNNLTLSKSRAASLANFFIAKGIRKERIKSTGYGESFLVNKCSDNVPCSSEERAENRRIELFAIGSIDEGGVINISYDAAPAPNADKIVSEAVALAVANHKAVAKSSSRSSSSSSSSRKPTRKSHYAIGDVIEVASVFYEHSKSSVDERKSPGLKQLLEILKEHTHVVIEIGAHTDATGSSKYNKELSEKRAQSVKKYLEKKGVSAARLVAKGYGESKLLNKCKDGVRCSDSEHAKNRRTEFKVIAQKGFKVGDVIKVDHINYELNKDKLDMKDSRGLTEIIQLLKANKISVEIRSHTDSRGSSKYNLELSQKRAKAVYDYLVKNGINKYRLKYKGYGESNLLNKCKDGVRCSDREHAQNRRTDFKVIGLR; encoded by the coding sequence ATGAATAAAAAATATTATCTACTTGTACTTTTTTTGTTTACAGGGATCTATGCTCATGCGCAACACAATGAACTAGCGCAAGCTAATACCCATTATAAAGCCTTTTTATTTAAGGAGGCGATTCCATTGTATGAGCAAGCCCTTGCTAAAGATCCTTATTTAGGAGACGCTATGGTTAATCTTGCTCATTGTTATTATTATACCAACAACATCGCCAAAGCGGCAACATGGTATGCTAGGATCTTAAGATATGATGGTTATCAGCAATATGCCTTTGATTATGGGCAAATACTCAAAATGAGCGCTAAATATGCAGAAGCTAAGAAATGGTTTAATGCATCTATAAAAAATAACCATACAAAGGGAATGCATTTTGCAAAATCTTGTGACTTTGCTTTAAAAGCAGCTCCACTTAGTCAGTTTTATGAGGTAAAAGCATTGCCCAAGCTAAATTCTAAGAGTGCAGATTTTGCGCCAACACTATATGACGATGATTTGATTTTTAGTTCTTCTAGATCGGTTGCGGTCGAAAAACAGGGAGAGGTTGCTTGGACCAATGATGCTTTTAATCAGCATTATATCGCTACCAAAGATAATCAAGGAACAATTGATGCTGCAAAGTCTTTGCGTTCCTTTATTGGGAATGATATTAATGATGCACCAATGAGTTACTTGCCAGCTAGAGATATGGTTGCCATAACCTCTAATAATTTTATGGATGGCATTCGTCATGTAGATGGGAGTGGCTTGATGATGGATATTTATTTATACAATAGTAAGTCTAAAAAAGAATGGGATCATAATAGTGAGCAGTTCTTTCCTTTTAATGCAACAGTAGACACTAAAACGCCTTTTTCTACGGGGCATCCTTGTTTGACAAATAATGGAACTACCTTGTACTTTTGTTCCAATAAACCAGGAGGATACGGTGGTTATGATATTTATGTGAGTCATAGAACTGCAACGGGTTGGACCTTGCCTAGTAATTTAGGGCATCCTATTAATACGGCAGGAAATGAAATGTCTCCATTCGTAGATAAAACAGGACGTTTATATTTCTCTTCCGATTGGCATCATGGTTATGGCGCTATGGATGTTTTTACTGCCAATCGTTATAGCTATGGCTGGGGCAATGTTGAAAATATGGGAAATAAGGTCAACTCCGCAGCAGACGATATGTATTTTGTCTTTGATTCAGATAAAAAGGTGGGGTATTTGTCATCTAATAGAGAAGGAGGAAGAGGAAATGAAGATATTTATCAGGTGATTCAAAAACAAGTTTTGCCAACTCGTAAAACTCTAGCCCTAAATATTGGAGATAAGTTTTTATTAGACGATCGCTATTTTCGTTCTGGGGATGCAACCATTCAAAACACAAGCAGCAAACAATTATTTGATATTTTGCAACGCTTATTGGATAATCCAAAAGTTGTTATCCAAATTAATGGTTACACAGATGCTGCGGGGCCTGCTGATAACAATTTAACGTTGTCCAAAAGTAGAGCTGCTTCCTTGGCGAACTTTTTTATTGCTAAGGGGATTCGTAAGGAACGCATCAAGAGTACAGGATATGGAGAAAGCTTTTTAGTCAATAAATGTAGTGATAATGTACCTTGCTCTAGTGAAGAACGAGCAGAAAACCGTAGGATTGAGCTCTTTGCTATTGGTTCAATTGATGAGGGTGGAGTGATTAATATTTCTTACGATGCTGCACCAGCTCCTAATGCAGATAAGATTGTTAGCGAAGCAGTTGCTTTAGCAGTTGCCAATCATAAAGCGGTAGCTAAATCTTCTTCTCGATCTTCTTCCTCCTCTTCTTCTTCTCGGAAACCAACTCGAAAATCACATTATGCGATTGGAGATGTGATTGAGGTGGCAAGTGTTTTTTATGAACATAGTAAGTCTAGTGTTGATGAGCGTAAATCACCAGGCCTAAAACAGCTCTTAGAAATTCTAAAGGAACATACACATGTTGTTATTGAGATCGGGGCGCATACTGATGCTACGGGTTCTTCAAAGTACAACAAAGAATTGTCAGAGAAACGTGCCCAGTCGGTCAAAAAATACCTAGAAAAGAAAGGTGTTTCTGCCGCTCGATTGGTCGCCAAAGGTTATGGCGAATCTAAACTATTGAATAAATGTAAAGATGGCGTTCGTTGTTCGGATAGCGAACATGCTAAGAATAGACGGACAGAGTTTAAGGTTATCGCTCAAAAAGGATTTAAAGTTGGGGATGTGATTAAGGTAGATCATATCAATTATGAACTGAATAAGGATAAGTTGGATATGAAAGACTCTAGAGGGCTTACAGAGATTATTCAACTCTTAAAGGCAAATAAAATTAGTGTTGAAATCCGTTCCCATACCGATTCTAGAGGCTCTTCTAAGTATAATTTAGAATTATCTCAGAAACGTGCAAAGGCAGTTTATGATTATTTAGTCAAAAATGGAATCAATAAATATCGCCTTAAATATAAGGGTTATGGAGAGTCTAATTTGTTGAATAAATGTAAGGATGGGGTTCGTTGTTCGGATCGTGAACATGCCCAAAATAGACGAACTGACTTTAAAGTTATTGGTTTGCGATAA
- a CDS encoding flagellar motor protein MotB — protein sequence MKLHSHIVVLLILCMSVSQLSAQTADALINKANKKYKELDFQEAIDLYEQALKKETKPAALFALPNCYRKIGNYLKAGQWYAKAAEHPEAPSEIFYYYGLSLMANDKFEEAESQFTKFREMESAQLRGHNMLIACKPEVHKDLLNAGALYDVEVVPNINTPYDDFGAVFFGKGVLFSSDRDTTKVSSYRGSWLYKPFIQSYFITATMKDKDTKEFQYGIPSLFSNELNMNYHDGPIRLDGIQQTAYYTVYGTNDKKSNRRANILNTQIASSKRVGEQWTKPNLKLGINSREYSVAHPSVTPDGDKMFFASDIPGGFGGFDLYVSYNENGEWSKPMNLGPEINTEGDEVYPFFGLDENLYFSSDGQTGIGGFDIYYSNQTGGRWSPVTNLGAPLNSEKDEISYIMDSSGTYGYFASNRVPKRKMDIYYFKRVALESQILVFDKSTGQGVAGVEIQSECLPKNQKWVTNIDGLIYAPLPLERNCKLMLTSEQFTDTEKDISTVGYVPGSELFINVPLKLKEAEFKVEGVIKKAYNNEPIIDATITLINGCGEEQVVIPISHDGRYSMTLSKDCSYVLKVEREGFFTNTQTFSTKGLRLSKTFTKNIAMPKSTGSF from the coding sequence ATGAAATTACATTCACATATTGTCGTGCTTTTGATACTTTGTATGTCAGTCAGCCAGTTATCAGCACAAACTGCTGATGCGCTCATCAATAAAGCCAACAAAAAATACAAAGAGCTTGATTTCCAAGAGGCTATTGATCTCTACGAGCAGGCATTAAAGAAAGAAACTAAACCAGCAGCTCTTTTTGCATTACCCAATTGTTATCGAAAAATAGGAAACTATCTAAAGGCGGGGCAGTGGTATGCCAAAGCAGCAGAACACCCTGAAGCACCTTCTGAAATTTTTTATTATTATGGTTTGTCTTTGATGGCCAATGATAAATTTGAAGAAGCAGAAAGCCAATTTACCAAATTTAGAGAAATGGAAAGCGCTCAATTGCGTGGTCATAATATGTTGATTGCTTGCAAGCCTGAAGTGCATAAAGATTTGCTAAATGCAGGGGCTTTGTACGATGTTGAAGTTGTTCCTAATATCAATACTCCTTATGATGACTTTGGAGCTGTGTTTTTTGGAAAAGGGGTTTTGTTTAGTTCTGACAGAGATACAACAAAAGTATCTAGTTATAGAGGTTCATGGTTGTATAAACCATTTATCCAATCGTACTTTATAACAGCGACTATGAAAGACAAGGATACCAAAGAATTTCAATATGGCATTCCATCTTTGTTTAGTAATGAATTGAATATGAATTACCACGATGGACCAATCCGTTTAGATGGTATTCAGCAAACGGCTTATTATACAGTTTATGGTACGAATGATAAAAAATCAAATCGCAGAGCAAACATCTTGAATACTCAAATTGCTTCTAGCAAACGAGTTGGTGAACAATGGACTAAACCTAATCTAAAATTGGGAATAAATAGTAGAGAGTATTCGGTTGCCCATCCATCTGTTACACCAGATGGAGACAAAATGTTTTTTGCTTCAGACATTCCTGGAGGTTTTGGAGGTTTTGATTTGTACGTAAGTTATAATGAAAATGGAGAATGGTCTAAACCTATGAATTTGGGACCAGAAATAAATACAGAGGGGGATGAAGTGTATCCATTTTTTGGATTGGATGAAAACTTATATTTTTCCTCGGATGGGCAAACTGGAATTGGAGGTTTTGATATTTATTATTCGAACCAAACGGGTGGTAGATGGTCGCCTGTTACCAATTTAGGCGCTCCCTTAAATTCTGAGAAGGATGAAATTTCTTATATTATGGATTCTTCAGGGACTTATGGTTATTTTGCCTCTAATAGAGTTCCTAAAAGAAAGATGGATATTTATTACTTTAAACGAGTTGCACTAGAGTCTCAAATTTTAGTATTTGATAAGTCAACAGGGCAAGGCGTTGCAGGGGTAGAAATACAAAGTGAATGCCTTCCTAAAAACCAAAAATGGGTCACTAATATCGATGGTCTTATTTATGCTCCACTACCGTTAGAGCGCAATTGCAAGTTGATGTTGACCTCCGAGCAATTTACAGATACAGAAAAAGACATTTCAACAGTGGGGTATGTTCCTGGTTCAGAACTTTTTATTAATGTGCCTTTAAAATTAAAAGAAGCAGAGTTTAAAGTAGAGGGAGTGATCAAAAAAGCGTATAATAATGAACCAATTATAGATGCCACAATTACACTAATTAATGGTTGTGGTGAAGAGCAAGTTGTAATTCCTATTTCACATGACGGAAGATACTCAATGACTTTATCTAAAGATTGTTCTTATGTGTTGAAAGTAGAGCGAGAAGGCTTTTTTACCAATACACAAACATTCTCTACCAAGGGATTGCGTTTGTCCAAAACATTTACCAAAAATATAGCGATGCCAAAATCTACTGGTTCTTTTTGA
- a CDS encoding DUF4920 domain-containing protein codes for MLRILYLIVLAYTFAACTSDSTATGDKHDNHEHHDHDHAGHDHEGHDHDHAGHDHDHDHDHGTVTEGDGIHYGAEITPDGGIALADVLAKVDGGEGAEDLDLGKGNIVKAIATKVEGEVSEVCKKAGCWLKMATADGKEIFIATNHEFLVPVDMVGKTVVVDGNAYKSVTTVDELRHFAEDEGQSAEEIAKITEPVSEYKLLAKGLVIK; via the coding sequence ATGTTACGCATATTGTATTTAATAGTACTAGCTTATACTTTTGCTGCTTGTACGAGTGATAGCACTGCTACAGGAGATAAGCACGATAATCACGAACACCATGACCACGACCATGCTGGACACGATCATGAGGGACACGACCACGACCATGCTGGGCACGATCACGATCATGACCACGATCACGGTACAGTAACAGAAGGAGATGGAATTCATTATGGAGCAGAAATAACCCCTGATGGTGGAATTGCTTTGGCTGATGTATTAGCAAAAGTAGATGGAGGAGAAGGAGCTGAAGACTTAGACTTAGGGAAAGGGAATATAGTGAAAGCAATAGCTACTAAGGTAGAAGGAGAGGTTTCAGAGGTTTGCAAAAAGGCAGGATGTTGGTTAAAAATGGCAACTGCTGATGGGAAAGAAATTTTTATTGCAACGAATCATGAATTCTTAGTTCCTGTTGATATGGTAGGTAAAACAGTGGTTGTCGATGGCAATGCTTATAAATCTGTTACTACCGTTGATGAGTTACGTCATTTTGCAGAAGATGAAGGTCAATCTGCTGAGGAAATTGCTAAAATTACAGAGCCTGTTTCAGAGTATAAGTTGTTGGCAAAGGGCTTAGTGATTAAATAA
- a CDS encoding LytR/AlgR family response regulator transcription factor, producing the protein MQKIRAIIIEDEPQAREMLITLLEDYCQDVHIIGEASNVKDGVACIKKLLPDLVFLDIEMPNEKGLSLFKYFDKVDFEVIFTTAYDQYAINALRLSALDYLLKPIDLKELRNALNSYRDKKHQAYINQALRYQFAAEQQTTQSKRIVLPSGEGYVFIDIENIMYCQAEKSYTAFAVVDGKKYWVSKTIKEYSDLLEGFGFLRVHRSSLINPKFVSKLIKTRPSSVVMQDGQNIAVSKSRREHLLEELLNL; encoded by the coding sequence ATGCAAAAAATTAGAGCTATTATTATAGAGGACGAGCCACAAGCTCGTGAAATGTTGATTACCTTGTTAGAGGATTATTGTCAAGATGTACACATTATAGGAGAGGCAAGTAATGTAAAAGATGGAGTGGCTTGTATCAAAAAGCTGTTACCCGATTTGGTCTTTTTGGATATAGAGATGCCTAACGAAAAAGGCTTGTCATTATTTAAGTATTTTGATAAAGTTGACTTTGAGGTTATCTTCACAACAGCTTACGATCAATATGCTATCAATGCTTTACGTTTATCGGCTTTAGACTATTTATTGAAACCAATTGATTTAAAAGAATTGAGAAATGCTTTAAATAGCTATAGAGATAAAAAGCACCAAGCCTATATTAATCAGGCTTTGAGGTATCAATTTGCAGCCGAACAACAAACTACTCAGTCCAAACGAATTGTTTTGCCAAGTGGAGAGGGCTATGTATTTATTGATATAGAAAATATCATGTATTGTCAGGCAGAGAAAAGTTATACTGCTTTTGCTGTCGTGGATGGCAAGAAATACTGGGTATCAAAAACAATAAAAGAATACTCCGATTTATTGGAAGGTTTTGGCTTTTTGAGAGTGCATCGTTCTTCTTTGATTAATCCTAAATTTGTTTCCAAATTAATTAAAACTCGACCGAGTTCTGTTGTTATGCAGGATGGTCAAAATATTGCAGTATCTAAGAGTCGAAGAGAGCATTTGTTGGAGGAGTTGTTGAATTTGTAA